From Nicotiana tabacum cultivar K326 chromosome 20, ASM71507v2, whole genome shotgun sequence, one genomic window encodes:
- the LOC107777311 gene encoding protein EARLY FLOWERING 5 yields the protein MKTTKGGKVMNPTDAYRKEQRKRELKRNKKERKKVREVGILKKDPDQLKDQIQKLEVMKAEGALDKARKHKKRQLEDTLNLVLKKRKEYEEKLKEKGEQPVMFSHLGPPRRRTSAEEEEMVKHPKPEDSVYYHPTLNPTGAPPPGKPPMFKSSIGSRVPLSAASSSGTASSLQLDGEDDSLSTLPPPPPPPPLPQSGDADSVDVSAMPASLPLPPPPPMPPKPLTEMSTSLPLPPLPPPPPGPPPKEQVAVHLPLPPPPAPPLQPSSQPPPPGTGGNERDRNNLDNPASVDLMQPPPPLGLPLKSDGTSVESDAKASSESKDHVRLPPPPPPPPRQQPSVPGAAMVPTLHNDVLPPGLPRFPPPPPPTDMRPPPGIAGHPAPPGVMLSLMPRPPFGPPPGPPPMMRPPLPPGPPPYLPDGARPFATQKPSYVKSAASTVVKRPLAQHTPELTAMVPASVRVRRESAVPKPKPKSLNTIIVNQPAVTPAVVKHESTSASAPKPQSIDDSYTAFLEDMKALGALDS from the exons ATGAAGACGACGAAAGGAGGCAAAGTCATGAACCCTACCGACGCTTATCGCAAGGAACAACGCAAAAGGGAATTGAAAAGG aacaagaaagagaggaagaaagtgAGAGAAGTGGGTATATTGAAGAAGGATCCTGACCAACTAAAAGATCAGATTCAGAAACTAGAAGTGATGA AGGCGGAGGGAGCTCTAGACAAAGCAAGGAAACATAAAAAGAGACAACTCGAGGATACACTTAATCTTGTTCTCAAAAAGAGAAAG GAGTATGaagaaaaactgaaagaaaagggCGAACAGCCAGTTATGTTTAG TCACTTGGGCCCTCCTCGAAGGCGGACCTCTGCTGAAGAGGAAGAAATGGTCAAGCATCCAAAACCTGAA GACTCAGTCTACTATCACCCTACTCTAAATCCAACTGGAGCTCCTCCTCCTGGAAAACCTCCTATGTTTAAGTCATCAATTG GATCTCGAGTACCATTATCTGCGGCTTCATCAAGCGGTACAGCATCATCGTTACAGTTGGATGGAGAAGATGACAGCTTATCAACTCTTCCTCCACCACCTCCACCACCTCCATTACCCCAGAGTGGTGATGCAGATTCTGTGGATGTGTCTGCGATGCCTGCATCTTTACCTTTACCTCCTCCACCTCCTATGCCCCCAAAGCCTTTGACAGAGATGAGCACTTCATTGCCACTGCCTCCTTTGCCCCCACCACCACCTGGTCCCCCACCAAAGGAACAGGTTGCTGTTCATCTTCCACTTCCTCCACCTCCCGCACCTCCCCTTCAGCCATCTTCTCAACCTCCTCCTCCTGGCACTGGTGGAAATGAAAGGGATAGAAATAACCTGGACAATCCAGCTTCCGTAGACCTAATGCAG CCTCCTCCTCCACTGGGCTTGCCATTGAAGTCAGATGGCACATCTGTTGAATCTGATGCTAAAGCTTCCTCAGAGTCAAAAGATCATGTTAGATTGCCACCGCcacctccgccacctccaagGCAACAGCCTTCAGTTCCTGGAGCTGCCATGGTCCCGACTTTGCATAATGATGTATTACCTCCTGGACTTCCTCGGTTCCCTCCACCCCCACCCCCGACCGACATGCGGCCACCACCTGGAATTGCCGGCCATCCTGCTCCACCTGGAGTCATGCTCTCGCTTATGCCAAGACCACCTTTCGGACCTCCTCCTGGTCCTCCACCAATGATGAGACCACCACTTCCGCCTGGTCCTCCTCCTTATCTACCAGATGGTGCCAGACCATTTGCCACTCAGAAGCCATCATATGTTAAATCAGCTGCTTCAACCGTTGTTAAGAGGCCTCTAGCTCAGCATACACCAGAACTTACAGCTATG GTTCCTGCTTCTGTGCGTGTTAGGAGAGAATCTGCAGTTCCAAAACCCAAACCAAAGTCATTGAACACGATTATTGTCAACCAGCCAGCAGTAACTCCAGCTGTTGTCAAGCATGAATCAACTAGCGCATCTGCACCAAAACCTCAAAGCATTGATGACTCGTATACAGCATTCTTGGAGGACATGAAAGCACTTGGTGCTCTTGATAGCTGA